A stretch of the Malus sylvestris chromosome 10, drMalSylv7.2, whole genome shotgun sequence genome encodes the following:
- the LOC126586491 gene encoding uncharacterized protein LOC126586491 isoform X7, which yields MSKPSLRLHLTKLVFYHILLWQLGRWPQSKFHCRADGALLQQDEVFALQAITRDLELKQQQTITDKSCDGTFFGFTINCDCNNATNQCSISKIEINNLDLTGTIHEAVSYLSNLKYLSLANNKLHGSIPDTWGNLMDLEYLDLSSNQLSGLVPASLGNLVSLQNLYLQYNLLSQGIPQGFGSLTKLTELNLQFNMLSGSIPKDFGNLLRLKIMDLSENQLSGRLPESLRELKYLTTFYVSANYLSGEFPKGYDNLISLKKFSIAGNYISGPLPVETIAKWTNITHLVLVGNNFEGNLTEKIFRLQKLQYLLITDLANNSFPLPPKINNSANFISLTLRNCSINGTIPKYIGENMTSLRYLDLSFNKLTGGLPQKMSSKMIYMSFSRNMLNGAIAPSILGDSQTRIDLSFNNFSAEGSPVQSNQQLNLFACCRNSSTTEPQMMDPFEMKNRYCPEKEPKYHSLFINCGGEETIVNGHKYDQDNDTSLFYTSLKKSWAYSLSGDFGVPESNTSNYIKSMTRGVPEAPLYEKARFSPISLEYYVFCLRKGNYIVTLYFKEIVDSKDEDYSSLRKRVFDVYIQDVRRLNYFKIREEEGTTEGPITKKISAVVVNDSGLLNIHLYWPGKGSYQYHPSFNGPLISAISVTPELSPDKNKGQLVALITLASIVAALPLSLAFAWRMGWLPSEEFPKIETSQEKIVDEHQDSEELPRQEENGDEQRNTKDQGKRKNTEKDQGQEEIGDEHQDSEELPSQEEIGDDNQDSEELPSQEEIGDEPRNTKGQEEIGDEQRNTKDQGRRKNTKTKRKKKEKIGDEHPDIIKKLGMFGLSYGFPLGMSSEELPSQEEIGDEHQDSEELPSQEEIGDEQRNTKGQQEISDEQRNTKDQGRRKNTETKRKKKEKIGDDHPETVKKLGMLGLSYGFSSGMSSEELPSQEEIGEEHQDSEELPSQEEIGDEHQDSEELPSQEEIGDEQRNTKGQEEIGDEQRNTKDQGRRKNTETKRKKKEKIGDERPNTVKKLGMFGLSYGLSLDMSSEELPSQEEIGDEHQDSEELPSQQEIGDEQRNKKGQEEIGDEQRNTKDQGRWNNTETKTKKKEKIGDKHPDTVKKLGMLGLSYGFPLGMSSEELPSEEEIGDEHQYSEELPSQEEIGDEQRNTKEQGRRKNTETKRKKNEKIGDERPNTVKKLGMFGLSYGLPLDMSSEELPSQEEIGDEHQDSEELPSQQEIGDEQRNKKGQEEIGDEQRNTKDQGRWKNTETKTKKKEKIGDKHPDTVKKLGMLGLSYGFPLGMSSEELPSEEEIGDEHQDSEELPSQEEIGVEQRNTKDQGRRKNTETKRKKNEKIGDERPNTVKKLGMFGLSYGLPLDMSSEELPSQEEIGDEHQDSEELPSQEEIGDEQRNTKGQEEIGDEQRNTKDQGRRKNTETKMKKKEKIGDEHPDTVKKLGMLGLSYGFPLGMSSEELLSQEEIGDEHQDSEELRSQEEISDEQRNTKGQEEIGDEQINTKDQGRRKNTETKRKKNEKIGDEHLDAVKELINATENFSDKKKLGHSETFFMAQLPSHTVAVKKLDSAHFKGKIVKLKEEIGIIESLQHNNILKLLHAYIGKDLQFLVYEYMENKSLEDILFGSSTSGTIKLDWNTRVNICLGIARGLQYLHERVQIVHTNIKSANILLNEKLEAKISDFGFANLYSEEDKVMAIARETKKGYTAPEYLQTDDLDSKLDVFSFGVVILEIVSGERNVRNQSKKETEVLLDRAYKANRNGNLKSLVDKNLSTYDEREALIILKLALECTTMGASVRPEMSGVVSVLLGEKSIDEVCSPAKPTGDINVVGSLEELAGISDMAAKPTGDINVVGSLEESAGISDMAESLSPLWGS from the exons ATATCTGCAATACAACTTGCTTAGCCAAGGTATACCACAAGGTTTTGGTTCACTGACGAAACTTACTGAATT GAATCTGCAGTTTAATATGCTTTCAGGCTCAATTCCCAAGGATTTTGGAAATCTTTTGCGTCTTAAAATTAT GGATCTGTCTGAGAATCAGCTGTCTGGTCGTCTTCCAGAAAGCCTCCGAGAGTTGAAATATCTCACAACCTT CTATGTGTCAGCCAATTATTTGAGTGGGGAATTTCCAAAAGGTTATGACAACCTCATAAGCCTGAAAAAGTT TTCGATAGCCGGGAATTACATTTCTGGTCCCTTACCAGTTGAAACCATAGCCAAGTGGACTAATATCACTCACCT GGTGCTCGTGGGAAACAATTTCGAAGGAAACTTGACTGAAAAAATATTCCGCTTGCAAAAGCTTCAGTATCT GTTGATAACTGACCTggcaaataatagtttcccaTTACCACCAAAAATCAACAACAGTGCCAATTTCATTTCTCT AACACTGAGGAACTGCTCAATCAACGGCACAATCCCCAAATACATTGGTGAAAATATGACATCCCTAAGATACCT AGACTTGAGCTTCAATAAGTTAACTGGTGGCCTCCCTCAGAAAATGAGTTCAAAAATGATTTACat GTCTTTTTCTAGAAATATGCTTAACGGGGCAATCGCACCTTCGATACTTGGGGACTCCCAAACTAGGAT AGATCTTTCGTTCAACAATTTTTCAGCAGAAGGCTCTCCAGTACAAAGCAACCAACAACT GAACTTGTTTGCATGCTGCCGCAACTCCTCAACCACTGAGCCACAAAT GATGGATCCATTTGAAATGAAGAACAGATACTGTCCTGAAAAAGAACCGAAGT ACCATTCCTTGTTTATTAATTGTGGTGGTGAAGAAACAATCGTAAATGGGCATAAATATGATCAAGATAATGACACATCCCTCTTTTACACAAGTCTAAAGAAAAGCTGGGCTTACAGCCTTTCCGGAGACTTTGGTGTACCAGAAAGTAATACTAGTAATTACATCAAGAGCATGACACGTGGAGTTCCTGAGGCACCGTTGTATGAAAAAGCTCGGTTTTCCCCGATATCTCTCGAGTATTATGTTTTTTGTCTACGCAAAGGCAATTATATTGTGACGCTTTATTTCAAGGAAATTGTAGACAGTAAGGATGAAGATTATAGTAGTTTAAGGAAACGCGTATTTGATGTATATATTCAG GATGTGAGGAGACTAAATTATTTCAAGATTAGGGAGGAGGAGGGAACTACAGAAGGACCAATAACTAAAAAGATTTCAGCTGTGGTTGTAAATGATAGCGGTCTATTGAACATCCACTTGTACTGGCCTGGAAAGGGATCGTATCAATACCATCCTAGTTTTAATGGACCTCTAATATCAGCTATTTCTGTGACTCCTG AGTTAAGTCCCGATAAAAATAAAGGTCAACTTGTTGCATTGATTACGCTTGCTTCAATTGTTGCTGCTCTGCCGCTTTCATTGGCTTTTGCTTGGAGGATGGGCTGGCTGCCAAGCGAAGAGTTCCCCA AAATCGAAACAAGTCAAGAAAAAATAGTTGATGAGCATCAAGACAGCGAAGAGCTCCCCC GTCAAGAAGAAAATGGTGATGAGCAAAGAAACACGAAAGATCAAGGCAAGCGGAAGAACACAGAAAAAGATCAAG GTCAAGAAGAAATAGGAGATGAGCATCAAGACAGCGAAGAGCTCCCCA GTCAAGAAGAAATAGGTGATGACAATCAAGACAGCGAAGAGCTCCCCA GTCAAGAAGAAATAGGTGATGAGCCGAGAAACACGAAAGGTCAAGAAGAAATAGGAGATGAACAGAGAAACACGAAAGATCAAGGCAGGCGGaagaacacaaaaacaaagaggaagaaaaaggaaaaaataggTGATGAGCATCCAGACATCATCAAAAAATTGGGTATGTTCGGATTGAGCTATGGATTTCCGTTGGGTATGTCAAGCGAAGAGCTCCCCA GTCAAGAAGAAATAGGTGATGAGCATCAAGACAGCGAAGAACTCCCCA GTCAAGAAGAAATAGGTGATGAGCAGAGAAACACGAAAGGTCAACAAGAAATAAGTGACGAGCAGAGAAACACGAAAGATCAAGGCAGGCGGAAGAACACAGaaacaaagaggaagaaaaaggaaaaaataggTGATGATCATCCAGAGACCGTAAAAAAATTGGGTATGTTGGGATTGAGCTATGGATTTTCGTCGGGTATGTCAAGCGAAGAGCTCCCCA GTCAAGAAGAAATAGGTGAGGAGCATCAAGACAGCGAAGAGCTCCCCA GTCAAGAAGAAATAGGTGATGAGCATCAAGACAGCGAAGAGCTCCCCA GCCAAGAAGAAATAGGTGATGAGCAGAGAAACACGAAAGGTCAAGAAGAAATAGGTGATGAGCAGAGAAACACGAAAGATCAAGGCAGGCGGAAGAACACAGaaacaaagaggaagaaaaaggaaaaaataggTGATGAGCGTCCAAACACCGTCAAAAAATTGGGTATGTTCGGATTGAGCTATGGATTATCGTTGGATATGTCAAGCGAAGAGCTCCCCA GTCAAGAAGAAATAGGTGATGAGCATCAAGACAGCGAAGAGCTCCCCA GTCAACAAGAAATAGGTGATGAGCAGAGAAACAAGAAAGGTCAAGAAGAAATTGGTGATGAGCAAAGAAACACGAAAGATCAAGGCAGGTggaacaacacagaaacaaagacgaagaaaaaggaaaaaataggTGATAAGCATCCAGACACCGTAAAAAAATTGGGTATGTTGGGATTGAGCTATGGATTTCCGTTGGGTATGTCAAGCGAAGAGCTCCCCA GTGAAGAAGAAATAGGTGATGAGCATCAATATAGCGAAGAGCTCCCCA GCCAAGAAGAAATAGGTGATGAGCAGAGAAACACGAAAGAACAAGGCAGACGGAAGAACACAGaaacaaagaggaagaaaaatgaaaaaataggtGATGAGCGTCCAAACACCGTGAAAAAATTGGGTATGTTCGGATTGAGCTATGGATTACCGTTGGATATGTCAAGCGAAGAGCTCCCCA GTCAAGAAGAAATAGGTGATGAGCATCAAGACAGCGAAGAGCTCCCCA GTCAACAAGAAATAGGTGATGAGCAGAGAAACAAGAAAGGTCAAGAAGAAATTGGTGATGAGCAGAGAAACACGAAAGATCAAGGTAGGTGGAAGAACACAGAAACAAAGacgaagaaaaaggaaaaaataggTGATAAGCATCCAGACACCGTAAAAAAATTGGGTATGTTGGGATTGAGCTATGGTTTTCCGTTGGGTATGTCAAGCGAAGAGCTCCCCA GTGAAGAAGAAATAGGTGATGAGCATCAAGATAGCGAAGAGCTCCCCA GCCAAGAAGAAATAGGTGTTGAGCAGAGAAACACGAAAGATCAAGGCAGGCGGAAGAACACAGaaacaaagaggaagaaaaatgaaaaaataggtGATGAGCGTCCAAACACCGTCAAAAAATTGGGTATGTTCGGATTGAGCTATGGATTACCGTTGGATATGTCAAGCGAAGAGCTCCCCA GTCAAGAAGAAATAGGTGATGAGCATCAAGACAGCGAAGAACTCCCCA GTCAAGAAGAAATAGGTGATGAGCAGAGAAACACGAAAGGTCAAGAAGAAATAGGGGATGAGCAGAGAAACACGAAAGATCAAGGCAGGCGGAAGAACACAGAaacaaagatgaagaaaaaggaaaaaataggTGATGAGCATCCAGACACTGTTAAAAAATTGGGTATGTTGGGATTGAGCTATGGATTTCCGTTGGGTATGTCAAGCGAAGAGCTCCTCA GTCAAGAAGAAATAGGTGATGAGCATCAAGACAGCGAAGAGCTCCGCA GTCAAGAAGAAATAAGTGATGAGCAGAGAAACACGAAAGGTCAAGAAGAAATTGGTGATGAGCAGATAAACACGAAAGATCAAGGCAGGCGGAAGAACACAGaaacaaagaggaagaaaaatgaaaaaataggtGATGAGCATCTAGACGCCGTCAAAGAATTAATAAATGCTACCGAAAATTTTAGcgacaaaaaaaaacttggccATTCTGAGACATTTTTTATG GCACAACTGCCAAGTCATACTGTGGCCGTGAAGAAACTAGATTCCGCTCATTTTAAGGGAAAAATCGTTAAACTGAAAGAGGAAATTGGCATCATAGAGTCATTGCAACACAACAATATCCTTAAACTGTTGCATGCTTATATTGGAAAAGACCTCCAATTTCTTGTTTACGAATACATGGAAAATAAATCCCTTGAAGACATCTTATTTG GCTCGAGTACTTCTGGCACAATCAAGCTTGATTGGAATACAAGGGTTAACATTTGCTTGGGAATAGCACGGGGTTTGCAATATCTACATGAGAGAGTACAGATTGTTCATACGAATATAAAATCCGCTAATATTCTTCTTAATGAAAAACTTGAGGCTAAGATATCGGACTTTGGATTTGCAAATCTTTATTCTGAAGAAGATAAAGTTATGGCCATCGCAAGAGAAACAAAGAA AGGCTACACGGCGCCAGAGTATTTGCAAACGGATGATTTAGATAGCAAACTGGATGTTTTCAGCTTTGGGGTGGTCATACTTGAAATTGTTAGTGGGGAGAGAAACGTACGTAACcaatcaaagaaggaaactGAGGTTCTTTTAGACAGG GCTTATAAAGCAAATAGAAACGGAAATTTGAAGAGCTTGGTTGATAAGAATTTGTCTACATATGATGAAAGAGAAGCCCTCATCATCTTGAAATTAGCATTGGAGTGCACCACGATGGGTGCTAGTGTCAGACCTGAAATGTCTGGAGTTGTGAGTGTTCTTCTTGGCGAAAAAAGCATTGACGAGGTTTGTTCACCTGCCAAGCCCACTGGCGACATCAATGTTGTTGGCTCCCTCGAAGAGTTGGCAGGCATTTCTGATATGGCTGCCAAGCCCACTGGCGACATCAATGTTGTTGGTTCCCTCGAAGAGTCAGCAGGCATTTCTGATATGGCAGAGTCTCTTTCCCCACTTTGGGGAAGTTGA